The window ACTTTGATCGTAATCTTTTTCAAAATCTATTTCTACGTTTGGGTTTGAAATTACAATGCGTTCAACCTCTATTTGTCGTCTTTGATTTACAATGGCAATAAAAGTCAAAGACATCAGAACACTACTAAAAATTTTAATCATTTAAATAATCTGTTAAAAAGGATTCATTTGCAGCGTAAAATATATCTATATTACTTTTTCTAGCAAGAGCAATAATTTCATTCACTTCTTCAAAACTTACTTTCCATTTGATTAAATTAAAACTATTATCTTCTAAATTCTTGTTGTCAATTAGCAAGTAATTCTCTGAAAAAAACAATAATTCCGTTGACATATAATCATATGTAATAAGTACATGTGGCTCTTCACATACCTTTTGTGTACATCTCAAATCAAATGCATAATCTTTATATTCAAATGATTGTTCTGAATTAAGATCCTTTTTTACGTCAGATTTACACGATATTCCTAAGAATAAAATAATTAAACTTATAACATGTATTGGTTTCATTTGAATTAAATTTAATCAGGTTAAAACTAAGAGTGGTGAAATTAAAAAAACTTGTTAAAACTTATTTTATAACTCTGAAATAACTTCAACTATTCTTGAAACATGCCAAGACAAATACTTGGCATGTTGGCTTCTAAAAAGCTATTTCCCTAAGGGCAGAATTAATTATACTATTTGGAAATGGAAAAAAGTTATTTTAATGTTATCGATTTGTCAGTCTGAGCTACAGTCGAATACGTTTTTCTATACGTAGAGATTGTGCTAAGCAAATAGGTTTCGACTATCGCTCAACCAAACATTGTAGATTCTTTTTCTCGGTCGTCAATCGTCAGTAAGTCGGTTGTCTTGTTAAATACTCATCTCAGGAATCTCTCCATCTATAATCAAAGTTCCGTCTGTAGCGTTTTGAATTTCTTCTACACTTACTCCAGGTGCACGTTCTAAAAGTTTAAAACCTTTATCCGTAACTTCAAGCACGGCTAGGTTTGTTACTATTTTATTGATACAATTCACTCCAGTAAGTGGTAGTGAGCATTTTTTAAGCAGTTTTGATGCTCCAGCTCGATTGGTATGCATCATCGCTACGATTATATTCTCTGCACTGGCAACGAGATCCATGGCGCCACCCATTCCTTTTACCATTTTACCTGGTATTTTCCAGTTGGCGATATCGCCGTTTTCAGCAACTTCCATTGCTCCTAGAATAGTCAGATCTACGTGCTGCCCACGTATCATCCCAAAACTAGTGGCGCTATCAAAAAAACTGGCGCCAGGCATGGTCGTAATGGTTTGTTTACCAGCATTTATAACGTCGGCATCTTCTTCTCCTTCAAATGGAAAAGGTCCCATACCTAAAACTCCATTCTCTGACTGGAATTCTACATCTATTCCTTCAGGAACATAGTTAGCCACTAAGGTTGGTATTCCTATTCCTAGATTCACGTAGTAACCGTTTTTTACTTCTTGTGCAATTCTTTTTGCAATTCCTATTTTGTCTAACATATTTATCTAATGTGCTAATTAATTGATGTGCTAATGTGCTAATTTTCACATTCTGCTTTTTGTGGTAGAGATTATTTTTGATAATAATTTCTCTATACTTTCTAGTTGATTGAACAATTCTTGTTTTGGAGAAGGCAAGCTGTCTGATTTTGTGCATAAGAACAGCCAGTATCTCGTTTCAGAAGCTTCCTTCGCCGCAATCTTTAATTTGTGTATAAAATCTTTCCTGCTTTCAGCGTGTTGAGATTCATTAATATTTGCTCCTATACTAGTTCCGCTCCTAAACAATTGGCTGGAAATTTCGTAGTGCTTTTCTTTTTTCAAAAAGGAAGTGAAATCAATAATTTCAAGAGCAAATTCAGTTGATTTCTCAACTATAATATTTTTCTGCATATCAAATTATTTTATTCATCAGCACACTAGCACATCAGCAAATTAATTAATCAATCACGAGTCCTTACAGTCCTCTGCTCAATTCTCTTCTCATACTTAGCTCCTTGAAAAATGCGTTTTACAAAGATGCCTGGGATATGGATCTCATTAGGATCTAGTTGTCCTGCTGGAACAAGTTCCTCAACCTCAGCGACAGTAATTGTTGCAGCGCCAGCCATAACTGGATTAAAGTTTCTAGCGGTTCCTTTGAATATTAAATTCCCTGCTTCATCACCTTTCCATGCTTTTACAAAAGCAAAATCTGCTTTAAAGGCGCGTTCTAGAATATGAGGTTTTCCATTAAAATCGCGTACTTCTTTACCTTCGGCCACTTCAGTACCATAGCCTGCTGGTGTGAAAAATGCTGGTATTCCTGCTTGAGCGGCACGACATCTTTCGGCAAGAGTTCCTTGTGGTATCAGATCTACTTCTAATTCACCACTCAACATTTGTCTTTCAAACTCATCATTTTCTCCTACATAAGAAGAAATCATTTTCTTGATTTGTTTGCCTTGTAATAACAAACCTAATCCAAAATCGTCTACCCCTGCATTATTAGAAATACAAGTAAGATTTTTAGCTCCAGTTTTTACAAGTTGCGCGATACTATTTTCAGGAATTCCAGAAAGGCCAAAACCACCTACCATAAAAGTCATATCGCTTGTAACGCCTTCCAGCGCTTCTTCTACGCCTTTTACCGTTCTATTGATCATAATTACATTTATTTGGTTTAAAAATACGGAATTTACCGAGTATTTTAAAGGCTTATCGATAACTAAAAGCTAGTTATTTTACTAAATTGCTATTTCATATAGATTCAAGACCGTCGCACTGAATGATTCAAGAATCAAGATTACTTATCATGGCTTTTAAACACCTTATTGATCCCAAATTCAGTAAAAACAATTACTTCCCTATTGACTTATCAATTAAGAACCCTTTTTGGGATGATAATGACGTGAGTGATATCGACATTTTTGAAAAATATTTAGATAACCAGCGGTCCAAAACCGGCAAATATATCGCTCATGGCGGTTATTTAGAACAGCGTGCTTTGTATAGAAAATCGGCTAGGTTCCAGGCTGGACTGGTGCGCGATGTTCATATGGGAATAGATCTTTGGGCGCCAGCTGGTACAAGCGTTCATGCATTTATGGATGGTGTAGTACATAGTTTTGCAAACAACGATGACGATGGGAATTATGGACCTACCTTGATCTTAGAACATGATTTCAACGGTAAACAACTCTATACACTTTACGGTCATCTCGCAATTAGTGATATGGAAAACTGGTCTGTTGGTTCTCGCTTTCGCGAAAGCGACATCATAGCAACCTTAGGAAAACCAGAAGAAAACGGAGGATACAGCCCACATCTTCATTTTCAAATAATGACTAATATTGGGGAATATAAAGGCGATTATCCAGGTGTTGCTGCACAAGAAGAGTTGCAGGATTATGAAGGATTGATTTTGAATCCCAATTCTTTAATTTTTTAGAATAAGCTGTTTTTAGAAAACCATTTTAAGGTTTCGCAAGAAATCCTCCAGAGTACGCTTTCAATTTTCCTATATTTACCGCCCGATTCAACCCATAATCTATATGAAAAAAAGAGTTCTTATTACCGGTGCCGCTGGATTTTTAGGTTCACATCTCTGTGACCGTTTTATCAAAGAAGGTTATTGTGTAGTAGCGATGGATAACCTTATCACCGGTGATCTTAAAAATATAGAGCATCTTTTCCCTCTTGAAGATTTTGAGTTTTATCATCAAGATGTATCAAATTATGTGCATGTTGCTGGAGAATTAGATTATGTTTTACATTTTGCTAGTCCTGCCAGTCCTATAGATTATCTCAAAATCCCTATTCAGACGTTGAAAGTAGGTTCTTTAGGAACGCATAATTTACTCGGCCTTGCGATGGCAAAAAAAGCAAGATTACTTATTGCATCTACCAGTGAGATTTATGGAGACCCATTAGTACATCCTCAAGACGAGTCTTACTACGGAAATGTGAATACTATAGGACCTCGTGGAGTTTATGATGAGGCAAAACGTTTTCAAGAATCCATGACGATGGCTTACCATAGGTTTCATGGTCTAGAAACTAGAATTGTACGTATTTTTAATACTTATGGCCCTAGAATGCGATTGAATGACGGTCGTGTGATTCCTGCCTTTATGGGACAAGCTTTGAGAGGTGAAGATATTACCGTCTTCGGTGATGGAACACAAACGCGATCATTTTGCTATGTAGATGATCAAGTAGAAGGAATTTACAGGTTGCTGTTGAGCGATTACTCAGATCCCGTGAACATCGGTAATCCTAATGAAATCACGATAGGTGATTTTGCTGAAGAAATCATAGCACTTACAGGAACAGATCAAAAAGTAGTTTATAAAGATTTACCACAGGATGACCCCTTAAAAAGACGTCCCGATATAAGCCTAGCAAAAGAAGTCCTAGATTGGGAACCTAAAGTAGGCCGTGAAGAAGGAATGAGAATAACTTTTGAGTATTTCAAATCATTGTCAAAAGAAGAATTAAACAAACGTGACCACAAAGACTTTACCAAACATATCCGCAGATAGTATTGCCTATCGCAACGGCCGTTTTTCTGGTTTTATTACACCTATTTCCTATATTCTGGATTTGGGAATAATTATTCTTGCTGCGTCTTATTTTTTTGTGGAAAGCTTTGATTTACTTACCTATAGTATTTTTATAGGTATTTGTTGGGTTATCATTTCCATGCAATTAGACTTTTACAAAATCCGTAGGAATACAAAGTTTACTACTTTATTGATGCGACTTGCAAGGCAATCTGTATTTTTTGCTTTTGTAGTATTTGCGTTTTTTGGTTACTACTACGAGCTGAGTAGAGAGTCCACCTATATTTTTAATTACTTAGCAACTACTATAGGAGGAATATCATTAGTAAAAATTGGTTTATTCTTTATTCTAAAGAATTATAGAAGCACACTAGGCGGAAACTTTAGAAACGTGGCTATTCTAGGTGTTAATGAAGAAACAGAGCAACTTTATCAATTTTTTGAAACACATACAGACTATGGCTATCGATCTAAAAAAGTGATCGATGTCCATACCGCAAGTTTCACTCTAGCCGATTTTCAAAAATGGGTAATCGATAATAAAATTGATGAGATTTTTTGCTCTGTAAAAGAACTGGACAATGATCAATTAGTAGAACTAACTGATTTTGCAGATAACAATTTGAGAACGCTCAAATTCATACCAGATACAGAGGCTGTACTTTCACAGCAGGTGCATTGTGATTATTACGGCCTTACTCCTGTATTATCATTGAGAGAAATACCTCTTGATGATCTTGCAAATAAAATTACCAAAAGAGCTTTTGACATCGTATTTTCCTTATTTGTAATTATAGGTGTTATGTCATGGCTCACACCTTTAGTGGCCATAATAATTAAACTGGAGTCTAAAGGACCTGTTTTCTTTAAACAAGCTCGCAACGGTTTAGATTACAAAGAATTTACTTGTTTTAAATTCCGTTCAATGGTGCCTAATAAAACTGCCCATTTACATCAAGT is drawn from Nonlabens dokdonensis DSW-6 and contains these coding sequences:
- a CDS encoding UDP-glucuronic acid decarboxylase family protein: MKKRVLITGAAGFLGSHLCDRFIKEGYCVVAMDNLITGDLKNIEHLFPLEDFEFYHQDVSNYVHVAGELDYVLHFASPASPIDYLKIPIQTLKVGSLGTHNLLGLAMAKKARLLIASTSEIYGDPLVHPQDESYYGNVNTIGPRGVYDEAKRFQESMTMAYHRFHGLETRIVRIFNTYGPRMRLNDGRVIPAFMGQALRGEDITVFGDGTQTRSFCYVDDQVEGIYRLLLSDYSDPVNIGNPNEITIGDFAEEIIALTGTDQKVVYKDLPQDDPLKRRPDISLAKEVLDWEPKVGREEGMRITFEYFKSLSKEELNKRDHKDFTKHIRR
- a CDS encoding four helix bundle protein; translated protein: MQKNIIVEKSTEFALEIIDFTSFLKKEKHYEISSQLFRSGTSIGANINESQHAESRKDFIHKLKIAAKEASETRYWLFLCTKSDSLPSPKQELFNQLESIEKLLSKIISTTKSRM
- a CDS encoding CoA transferase subunit B — protein: MLDKIGIAKRIAQEVKNGYYVNLGIGIPTLVANYVPEGIDVEFQSENGVLGMGPFPFEGEEDADVINAGKQTITTMPGASFFDSATSFGMIRGQHVDLTILGAMEVAENGDIANWKIPGKMVKGMGGAMDLVASAENIIVAMMHTNRAGASKLLKKCSLPLTGVNCINKIVTNLAVLEVTDKGFKLLERAPGVSVEEIQNATDGTLIIDGEIPEMSI
- a CDS encoding CoA transferase subunit A, whose protein sequence is MINRTVKGVEEALEGVTSDMTFMVGGFGLSGIPENSIAQLVKTGAKNLTCISNNAGVDDFGLGLLLQGKQIKKMISSYVGENDEFERQMLSGELEVDLIPQGTLAERCRAAQAGIPAFFTPAGYGTEVAEGKEVRDFNGKPHILERAFKADFAFVKAWKGDEAGNLIFKGTARNFNPVMAGAATITVAEVEELVPAGQLDPNEIHIPGIFVKRIFQGAKYEKRIEQRTVRTRD
- a CDS encoding peptidoglycan DD-metalloendopeptidase family protein is translated as MAFKHLIDPKFSKNNYFPIDLSIKNPFWDDNDVSDIDIFEKYLDNQRSKTGKYIAHGGYLEQRALYRKSARFQAGLVRDVHMGIDLWAPAGTSVHAFMDGVVHSFANNDDDGNYGPTLILEHDFNGKQLYTLYGHLAISDMENWSVGSRFRESDIIATLGKPEENGGYSPHLHFQIMTNIGEYKGDYPGVAAQEELQDYEGLILNPNSLIF
- a CDS encoding exopolysaccharide biosynthesis polyprenyl glycosylphosphotransferase; this encodes MTTKTLPNISADSIAYRNGRFSGFITPISYILDLGIIILAASYFFVESFDLLTYSIFIGICWVIISMQLDFYKIRRNTKFTTLLMRLARQSVFFAFVVFAFFGYYYELSRESTYIFNYLATTIGGISLVKIGLFFILKNYRSTLGGNFRNVAILGVNEETEQLYQFFETHTDYGYRSKKVIDVHTASFTLADFQKWVIDNKIDEIFCSVKELDNDQLVELTDFADNNLRTLKFIPDTEAVLSQQVHCDYYGLTPVLSLREIPLDDLANKITKRAFDIVFSLFVIIGVMSWLTPLVAIIIKLESKGPVFFKQARNGLDYKEFTCFKFRSMVPNKTAHLHQVKRGDHRITKIGKFLRKTSIDELPQFFNVLLGDMSVVGPRPHMVSHTHMYAERIDKFMVRHFVKPGITGLAQVSGYRGEVETEEDIKGRVRNDIYYIENWNIAQDIVIIFKTIANVFQGEEKAY